One part of the Sphingobacterium sp. LZ7M1 genome encodes these proteins:
- the recG gene encoding ATP-dependent DNA helicase RecG, whose protein sequence is MADLSLITPIEYLKGVGPQKADVLKKELQIFTIGDLLQDYPFRYIDRTKFHKIRELHPDMVGAQVLGRLMSLQEVGEKRGRRLVGQFKDDTGMMELVWFQSISWLRKGLKVGAAYIIYGKPTEFNGAISITHPEMELYQQQGKKVGNMTMQPVYSSTEKLKKFNLDSKGIQKLQQTALETTLRTVAETLPNYILDKYKLLPLQQALLSIHFPQNEQLMKAAINRLKFEELFFIQLRLLKNKQLNTQRYKGHQFNKVGDKFNTFFNERLPFPLTNAQKRVVKEIRIDCNTGAQMNRLVQGDVGSGKTVVALMSMLLAIDNGYQACMMAPTEILATQHYNGLKELLGDDICTVKLLTGSTPAKARRIIHQELEDGTLDILIGTHALIEDKVKFKNIGFVVIDEQHRFGVEQRAKLWRKNLIPPHMLVMTATPIPRTLAMTMYGDLDISIIDELPAGRKPIKTVHFFENQRLRVFGFMRDEIAKGRQVYIVYPLIKESEKMDLLYLEAGLEGLMREFPLPEFRISIVHGKMPVKDKDFEMQRFIKGETQIMVATTVIEVGVNVPNASVMVIENSERFGLSQLHQLRGRVGRGAEQSFCILMSSNKLSKEGRTRLETMVRTNDGFEIAEVDLQLRGPGDLSGTQQSGVLEMKIADLAKDQAILSEARQLVIQIFNEDPNLQEERNQLLAQYLSKSSPAISWDKIS, encoded by the coding sequence ATGGCAGATTTATCGTTAATAACTCCCATAGAATATCTCAAAGGTGTAGGACCGCAGAAAGCGGATGTCCTCAAGAAAGAGCTTCAGATCTTCACGATTGGAGACCTTTTGCAGGATTATCCTTTTCGATATATCGACCGCACCAAATTCCATAAGATCCGCGAGCTCCACCCTGACATGGTTGGTGCCCAAGTTCTGGGGAGATTGATGAGCCTGCAGGAAGTTGGCGAAAAACGGGGAAGGCGACTGGTCGGCCAATTCAAGGATGATACCGGAATGATGGAATTGGTCTGGTTTCAAAGCATTTCTTGGTTAAGAAAAGGACTTAAGGTCGGTGCTGCCTATATTATCTACGGGAAACCGACAGAATTCAACGGTGCAATTTCCATTACCCATCCAGAGATGGAGCTCTACCAACAACAGGGCAAAAAGGTTGGAAATATGACCATGCAACCGGTCTATTCTTCCACTGAAAAACTTAAGAAGTTCAACCTGGATTCCAAAGGCATCCAAAAGCTACAACAAACGGCCTTAGAAACCACCTTAAGAACGGTTGCTGAAACATTGCCAAACTACATTCTGGATAAATACAAGCTCTTACCCCTTCAACAGGCTCTGCTGAGCATTCACTTTCCGCAAAACGAACAGTTGATGAAAGCGGCAATAAATAGGTTGAAGTTTGAAGAACTCTTCTTTATTCAACTTCGCCTATTGAAAAATAAACAGTTGAACACCCAACGATACAAGGGACATCAATTCAACAAAGTTGGCGACAAGTTCAATACATTCTTCAATGAGAGGTTGCCTTTCCCACTTACCAATGCCCAAAAAAGAGTGGTAAAGGAAATTCGAATAGATTGTAATACGGGCGCCCAGATGAATCGATTGGTGCAAGGGGATGTCGGCTCAGGGAAGACCGTAGTGGCGTTGATGAGCATGCTCTTGGCTATCGACAATGGCTACCAAGCCTGTATGATGGCCCCAACGGAAATCCTTGCAACCCAACACTACAATGGCTTAAAGGAATTATTGGGAGATGACATCTGTACCGTCAAGCTCTTGACAGGTTCAACACCTGCAAAGGCAAGAAGGATCATCCATCAGGAATTGGAAGATGGAACACTCGATATCCTGATCGGGACGCATGCCCTGATTGAGGATAAGGTAAAGTTCAAGAATATTGGATTTGTGGTAATCGACGAACAGCATCGATTTGGAGTAGAACAAAGGGCAAAACTATGGCGTAAAAACCTGATTCCTCCACATATGTTGGTGATGACTGCAACGCCTATCCCAAGGACCTTGGCGATGACCATGTATGGAGACCTTGACATTTCCATTATCGATGAGTTACCAGCTGGAAGAAAGCCAATCAAAACCGTTCACTTTTTCGAAAACCAACGCTTACGCGTATTTGGTTTCATGCGCGATGAAATCGCAAAAGGTCGCCAAGTCTACATCGTATATCCGTTGATCAAGGAGAGTGAAAAGATGGACCTTCTATACCTAGAGGCCGGACTTGAAGGCTTGATGCGAGAATTTCCATTGCCTGAATTCCGGATCAGTATTGTTCACGGCAAGATGCCGGTAAAGGACAAAGACTTCGAAATGCAGCGTTTTATAAAGGGTGAAACCCAGATCATGGTGGCAACAACCGTAATTGAAGTTGGAGTAAATGTACCGAATGCATCCGTGATGGTCATTGAAAACTCGGAACGCTTTGGCCTTTCCCAACTGCATCAGCTCCGTGGCCGGGTAGGACGTGGAGCCGAACAATCCTTCTGTATCCTAATGTCAAGCAATAAACTGAGCAAAGAGGGCAGGACCCGTTTGGAAACCATGGTACGGACCAATGACGGCTTTGAAATCGCAGAGGTGGATCTACAACTCCGTGGCCCTGGGGACCTTTCTGGCACGCAGCAATCTGGTGTTTTGGAAATGAAAATCGCTGATCTTGCTAAAGATCAAGCCATCCTATCTGAAGCTAGGCAATTGGTCATCCAGATCTTTAATGAGGACCCAAACCTGCAAGAAGAACGCAATCAACTCTTAGCCCAGTATTTAAGCAAAAGCTCCCCTGCTATTTCATGGGACAAAATCTCGTAA
- the nagA gene encoding N-acetylglucosamine-6-phosphate deacetylase — translation MKHKLALINGRIFTEYQIFEQHALLIDSDRIAGIVPQDELPEGFEILDVKGANICPGLIDLQIYGTGEDLFSAELTVDSIHRIEQNLLKQGCTSFVLTLATNTLELFNQAIAVFEEAKPKVALGLHLEGPFLNAAKRGAHPAELIQKASLELLGSVVEGKEHIVKMMTIAPELTDQECIDYLNDKGVLVTAGHSAATYKEATHAFDNGVPAVTHLWNAMSPLHHRDVGLPGAAFNHDEVCASIIVDGIHSDFETVKISKELMGDRLFLITDAVAKCDKGIYQHVFNQDHYTMPDGTLSGSALTMLKAVENCVKKVGISLEESLRMATLYPARLFGRHDLGNLNSGSIANVLVFDQDFRVQQVVFQGERII, via the coding sequence ATGAAACATAAACTTGCCCTCATCAATGGTAGGATTTTTACCGAATACCAAATATTTGAACAACATGCACTTTTAATCGATTCAGACCGAATTGCTGGTATTGTTCCTCAAGATGAACTGCCAGAAGGTTTTGAGATACTGGATGTGAAAGGTGCCAATATATGCCCCGGGTTAATTGATTTGCAGATCTACGGGACAGGTGAAGACCTGTTTTCAGCGGAGTTGACCGTAGATTCCATCCATAGGATTGAACAAAATCTATTGAAACAAGGCTGTACTTCCTTTGTGCTTACTTTGGCAACCAATACCTTGGAGCTATTCAACCAAGCTATTGCAGTTTTTGAGGAGGCAAAACCGAAAGTTGCTTTAGGCCTACACCTGGAAGGGCCATTCCTAAATGCGGCAAAGCGAGGAGCTCATCCAGCTGAATTGATCCAGAAAGCAAGCTTGGAGTTATTAGGGTCTGTCGTTGAGGGTAAGGAGCATATAGTCAAAATGATGACTATTGCCCCTGAACTGACCGATCAAGAGTGTATCGACTACCTGAACGACAAGGGAGTATTGGTAACTGCAGGGCATAGTGCAGCAACTTATAAGGAAGCGACGCATGCCTTTGATAACGGAGTTCCTGCTGTGACCCATCTGTGGAATGCCATGTCCCCGCTCCATCATCGTGATGTTGGTTTGCCGGGAGCAGCATTTAACCATGATGAGGTCTGCGCTTCGATTATCGTGGATGGAATCCACTCAGACTTTGAGACAGTCAAAATCTCTAAGGAATTAATGGGAGACCGTTTGTTCCTTATCACCGATGCGGTTGCAAAATGTGACAAAGGGATTTATCAACATGTTTTCAATCAAGATCATTATACCATGCCGGACGGTACGCTTTCAGGGTCTGCCTTGACTATGTTGAAGGCCGTTGAAAACTGTGTCAAAAAGGTGGGAATCAGTTTAGAAGAAAGCCTTCGCATGGCCACATTGTACCCTGCAAGACTTTTCGGAAGACATGACCTTGGCAACTTAAACTCCGGATCTATAGCGAATGTGTTAGTTTTTGATCAAGATTTCCGGGTTCAACAGGTTGTTTTTCAAGGAGAAAGAATTATTTAA
- the hflX gene encoding GTPase HflX, translated as MARFKIYDTAVKPETAVLVSVITPDVSDETAKEYLEELEFLVTTAGGVTKGIFTQKLAFPDRATFVGSGKLDEIKEFIQAEEIDIVVFDDELSPSQLRNIEKYFNIKVLDRSNLILDIFAKHAKTAQAKTQVELAQLQYLLPRLTRMWTHLERQRGGIGMRGPGESQIESDRRMILNKISLLKDRLKVIDKQNETQRKNRGEMIRVALVGYTNVGKSTIMNMISKSDVLIENKLFATLDTTVRKVVIDNLPFLLSDTVGFIRKLPHHLVECFKSTLDEVREADVLIHVVDISHPYFEDHIRAVNETLKDIGAVDKPIITVFNKIDAYKPPVELDEDGEEIKVTLDDFRNSWMAKNADPAIFISATNKTNVEEFKEKVYDIVVKMHNARYPYNNLLY; from the coding sequence ATGGCAAGATTTAAGATATATGACACGGCAGTAAAGCCAGAAACAGCAGTATTGGTGAGTGTAATCACTCCTGATGTTTCGGATGAAACCGCCAAAGAATATTTAGAAGAATTAGAGTTTTTAGTGACCACTGCAGGTGGTGTCACCAAAGGAATTTTCACCCAAAAACTAGCTTTCCCAGATCGTGCAACCTTTGTAGGATCAGGTAAGCTTGATGAAATCAAGGAATTTATCCAAGCCGAAGAAATAGATATCGTCGTATTTGATGATGAACTTTCTCCATCTCAGTTAAGGAACATAGAAAAGTATTTCAACATCAAGGTACTCGATCGTTCCAACTTGATTTTGGACATCTTTGCAAAGCATGCAAAAACGGCGCAGGCAAAGACCCAAGTGGAGCTTGCCCAACTGCAATATTTATTGCCTAGATTGACCCGAATGTGGACTCACTTAGAGCGTCAGCGCGGGGGTATTGGTATGCGTGGTCCGGGTGAAAGCCAGATTGAGAGTGATAGACGGATGATCTTGAATAAAATTTCCCTATTGAAGGATAGGTTAAAAGTCATCGACAAACAAAACGAGACCCAACGTAAGAACAGAGGCGAGATGATCCGAGTGGCCTTGGTCGGCTATACCAACGTTGGTAAGTCCACCATCATGAACATGATCTCAAAATCCGATGTATTGATCGAGAACAAACTGTTCGCTACGCTGGATACGACAGTTAGAAAGGTTGTTATTGACAATCTCCCATTCCTTTTGTCAGATACCGTTGGATTTATCCGCAAACTACCTCACCATTTAGTGGAATGTTTCAAGTCTACCCTTGATGAGGTCAGAGAGGCCGATGTATTGATCCACGTGGTGGATATTTCCCACCCTTATTTCGAAGATCATATCCGTGCGGTTAATGAAACCCTAAAGGATATCGGTGCTGTTGATAAACCGATCATTACGGTTTTCAACAAGATCGACGCCTATAAACCTCCGGTTGAACTGGATGAGGACGGTGAAGAGATAAAAGTAACATTGGATGATTTCCGGAACTCTTGGATGGCGAAAAATGCCGATCCGGCGATTTTTATCTCTGCAACCAACAAAACAAACGTCGAGGAATTCAAGGAAAAAGTATATGATATCGTTGTAAAAATGCACAACGCCAGATACCCATATAACAACCTGTTGTATTAG
- a CDS encoding glycoside hydrolase family 3 N-terminal domain-containing protein, with protein sequence MIKKLFSFGLLSMMLISAAFAQNKPNFVDFINQKHSWVDSVFNTLTPKQRIGQLFLVRAHTNLGQKYVDSVKQVIEKEQLGGLVVFQGGPVRHANMFNQYDKVSKVPLLITFDGEWGLGMRMPDSTISYPYQMTLGAIQNNNLLYEMGRQVARDFHRMGMHFNFAPVVDINNNPNNPVINFRSFGDNKYKVTEKAKAYMDGMVQGGILASLKHFPGHGDTDVDSHHDLPQLRFDKARLDSLEMYPFRQLIKDGAPSVMVAHMNVPALDNTPNIPSSISKKVVTDIIRKELGFRGLTVTDAMDMNGVKKFFPNGEADVMAIEAGHDLLEVSENSGRAIDLVEKAIKSGRLSQADIDARVKKVLAAKLWLGLNQVKPVNTNRLYEDLNTPAAQSLVQRISDAAVTLLKSDRGLKRFDPKKSTSIVSVGIDQTQDFEKGLALQLNDFDQFFIKGDETEEQLKDLMKEAKDNRQIVLVIHDNRSRPRSELVLNDAAKDFIDKIAGRRTISVMFTNPYAMNSVDVMRSSSVLLGYQNDFFMQKAVLKALLKQIKPEGKLPVSISEDLENGTGL encoded by the coding sequence ATGATTAAGAAACTCTTCAGTTTTGGATTGCTATCCATGATGCTTATTTCTGCAGCATTCGCGCAGAACAAACCCAATTTCGTAGATTTTATCAATCAAAAGCATTCTTGGGTTGATTCCGTGTTCAATACCTTGACACCGAAGCAACGCATAGGTCAGCTTTTTTTGGTGAGAGCACATACCAACTTGGGTCAAAAATATGTAGACTCCGTAAAGCAAGTGATTGAGAAGGAACAGTTGGGTGGTCTTGTCGTTTTCCAAGGAGGACCCGTAAGACATGCCAATATGTTCAATCAATATGATAAAGTGAGCAAGGTCCCTTTGTTGATTACATTCGATGGGGAATGGGGATTGGGCATGCGTATGCCGGATTCGACGATCTCATACCCATATCAGATGACTTTGGGTGCTATTCAGAACAATAATCTGCTATATGAAATGGGTAGACAGGTGGCACGTGATTTCCACCGTATGGGGATGCACTTTAACTTTGCGCCTGTTGTAGACATCAATAACAATCCAAATAATCCAGTTATTAACTTCCGTTCCTTCGGTGACAATAAGTACAAGGTGACTGAAAAGGCTAAAGCCTATATGGATGGCATGGTTCAAGGTGGCATCTTAGCATCGTTGAAGCATTTCCCTGGGCATGGTGATACCGATGTGGATTCACACCATGACCTTCCGCAGTTGAGGTTTGATAAAGCGAGATTGGATAGCCTTGAAATGTATCCATTCAGACAGTTGATCAAAGATGGTGCTCCGTCTGTGATGGTGGCACACATGAATGTACCAGCGTTAGACAATACGCCAAATATCCCTTCATCCATTTCCAAGAAAGTAGTGACGGATATTATCCGTAAGGAATTGGGATTTAGAGGTCTTACAGTCACTGATGCCATGGACATGAATGGGGTGAAGAAATTTTTCCCGAATGGGGAGGCTGATGTGATGGCCATTGAAGCGGGCCATGATCTTTTGGAAGTTTCTGAAAACAGCGGTCGTGCAATCGATCTTGTTGAAAAAGCGATCAAATCGGGAAGACTTTCCCAAGCTGATATCGATGCTAGGGTGAAAAAGGTCTTGGCAGCGAAATTATGGTTAGGCCTAAACCAAGTGAAACCGGTAAATACCAATAGACTTTATGAGGATTTGAATACGCCTGCAGCTCAGAGTTTGGTGCAGCGCATTTCAGATGCTGCGGTGACCTTATTGAAATCAGACCGCGGGTTAAAAAGATTTGACCCGAAAAAATCAACTTCGATCGTGAGTGTAGGAATTGATCAAACTCAAGATTTTGAGAAAGGTCTGGCCTTGCAGCTGAACGATTTTGATCAGTTTTTTATCAAAGGAGATGAAACTGAAGAGCAGTTGAAAGATTTGATGAAGGAGGCGAAGGATAATCGCCAGATTGTACTGGTTATCCATGATAATCGTAGTAGACCGCGTAGTGAATTGGTTTTGAATGATGCTGCCAAAGATTTTATCGATAAGATTGCCGGTAGGAGAACGATTTCAGTGATGTTTACCAATCCATATGCGATGAACTCGGTGGATGTGATGCGCAGTTCCTCTGTTCTTTTAGGCTATCAAAATGACTTTTTCATGCAAAAAGCTGTTTTAAAGGCTTTGTTGAAACAAATTAAACCAGAAGGTAAATTGCCAGTTAGCATTTCTGAGGATTTAGAAAACGGAACAGGTTTGTAA
- a CDS encoding SDR family NAD(P)-dependent oxidoreductase gives MRLTGKVAIITGAASGMGESMTYLFANEGAKVVATDIQIDKLNAIVEKLQAQGFDAVAVKHDVSNRETWFNDVIPAALNNFGKVDILINNAGISVPTPFEEQDEALWKKTYDININSVMLGMQAVLPHMKENGGSIVNISSIAALTGMSGPGSYTASKGGVSAITRAAAVDFGKLKIRVNAINPGYIMTPMAEAHLNNPQYRPHFMSIIPMKDYGTAEDIALAALFLASDDARYITGINLAVDGGTTII, from the coding sequence ATGAGATTAACAGGTAAAGTAGCCATTATTACGGGAGCAGCATCTGGCATGGGCGAATCCATGACCTATTTGTTTGCAAACGAGGGCGCGAAAGTGGTAGCAACAGATATTCAGATTGATAAATTGAATGCCATAGTCGAGAAACTTCAGGCTCAAGGCTTTGATGCCGTAGCAGTAAAACATGATGTTTCAAACAGAGAAACTTGGTTCAACGATGTCATTCCTGCAGCACTGAATAATTTTGGAAAAGTAGATATATTGATCAACAACGCAGGGATCTCGGTTCCAACCCCTTTTGAGGAACAAGATGAAGCCCTTTGGAAAAAGACCTATGATATCAATATCAACAGTGTGATGTTGGGCATGCAGGCCGTCCTTCCACATATGAAGGAAAATGGCGGTAGTATCGTGAATATTTCTTCGATTGCAGCCTTGACCGGAATGTCTGGCCCAGGATCATACACCGCCTCAAAGGGTGGAGTTTCTGCGATTACCCGAGCAGCAGCCGTAGATTTTGGGAAATTGAAAATACGCGTCAATGCAATCAATCCCGGGTATATCATGACCCCAATGGCTGAAGCACACCTCAACAACCCTCAGTACAGACCCCATTTCATGTCTATTATCCCGATGAAGGATTATGGAACCGCAGAGGATATCGCCTTAGCCGCCTTGTTTTTAGCCTCAGATGATGCCCGGTACATCACTGGAATCAACCTGGCAGTGGATGGTGGTACCACCATAATTTAA
- a CDS encoding RidA family protein, producing MAQKEILNTDKAPAAIGPYNQAIKADKTLYVSGQIPLIPESMELITTGVADEAHQVLKNVGAILKNAGYDYSDVVKTSIFLSSMDYFATVNEVYAEYFKENQPARECVAVKTLPKEVNVEISVIAWKG from the coding sequence ATGGCACAAAAAGAAATTCTGAATACGGATAAGGCCCCAGCAGCAATTGGCCCCTACAACCAAGCGATAAAAGCAGATAAAACCCTTTATGTTTCAGGGCAGATCCCATTGATTCCGGAAAGCATGGAATTGATCACTACCGGAGTCGCAGACGAAGCTCACCAGGTATTGAAAAATGTAGGAGCAATCTTGAAAAATGCTGGCTATGACTATTCAGATGTGGTTAAGACATCGATCTTCCTAAGCAGTATGGACTATTTTGCAACCGTTAATGAGGTCTATGCCGAATATTTCAAAGAAAACCAACCAGCAAGGGAATGTGTTGCAGTAAAGACCTTACCTAAAGAGGTTAATGTGGAAATCTCTGTTATTGCCTGGAAAGGATAA
- the lipB gene encoding lipoyl(octanoyl) transferase LipB, giving the protein MQNKEVKFIDWGLLDYQEAWDKQEAIFAKTLAIKHDNRVNNAQDPTPNFLIFTEHPHVYTLGKSGHLEYLLLDEEGLKEKEATFYKINRGGDITYHGPGQIVGYPILDLDNFFTDIHLYLRTLEEAIILTLADYGIEAGRYPGYTGVWLDPDNEKARKICAMGVRASRWVTMHGFAFNVNADLAYFGNIVPCGIDDKDVTSMERELGHKVDVEEVKAKLKTHLATLFKMELQ; this is encoded by the coding sequence ATGCAAAACAAAGAAGTAAAGTTTATTGATTGGGGGTTATTGGATTATCAAGAGGCTTGGGACAAACAAGAAGCGATTTTTGCAAAGACCCTCGCCATCAAACATGATAACCGAGTAAATAACGCACAGGATCCAACACCGAACTTTTTGATATTTACCGAACATCCACATGTCTATACCCTTGGCAAAAGTGGACATTTGGAATACCTGTTATTGGATGAAGAAGGGTTAAAGGAGAAAGAAGCAACTTTCTATAAGATCAATAGAGGTGGCGACATCACCTACCATGGCCCCGGCCAGATTGTCGGCTATCCGATCTTGGATCTGGACAACTTTTTCACGGACATCCATCTTTATCTGCGGACCCTAGAGGAAGCCATTATCCTGACCCTTGCTGATTACGGCATAGAGGCAGGAAGGTATCCAGGCTATACCGGTGTTTGGCTAGACCCTGATAATGAAAAGGCTAGAAAGATCTGTGCCATGGGCGTACGGGCTTCTCGCTGGGTAACTATGCATGGCTTCGCCTTTAACGTCAATGCAGACCTTGCCTATTTTGGAAACATCGTCCCTTGCGGAATAGATGACAAGGATGTTACTTCCATGGAAAGGGAATTAGGACATAAAGTTGACGTTGAAGAAGTGAAAGCCAAACTAAAGACACACTTGGCAACACTATTCAAAATGGAACTCCAATAA
- a CDS encoding MBL fold metallo-hydrolase: MIRYAALASGSNGNSYYIAKGNTSILIDAGINSKHLHLRMASLGINPSSINAIFITHEHTDHISGLSVFLKRYQIPVYLTEGTYESSRLQLPSYLINFIKPNSVVNLEDFSVYGIPKYHDAQEPCSFLVSDGELNISVLTDLGRICENVKKAIRIADILFLEANYDEEMLFTGRYPYHLKNRIKGGWGHLSNKISLEAFIENKSERLKHLILGHLSGENNSVELVERVFEPHCQEFKMSVAKRTECTPLFEISKQVQTEIYVEEYSYQSIQIITG, translated from the coding sequence ATGATTCGATACGCGGCATTAGCTTCTGGAAGTAATGGAAATAGCTATTATATTGCTAAGGGCAATACCTCCATTTTAATTGATGCCGGAATCAATAGCAAGCATCTGCATTTAAGGATGGCATCGTTGGGGATAAATCCGTCGAGTATCAATGCCATCTTTATTACCCATGAACATACTGACCATATTTCTGGCTTATCCGTTTTCCTGAAGAGGTATCAGATTCCAGTTTATCTGACTGAAGGGACCTATGAATCATCCAGATTGCAATTGCCGAGTTACCTGATCAATTTTATCAAGCCGAATTCGGTTGTTAATTTAGAAGACTTCTCCGTTTATGGTATTCCTAAATATCATGATGCGCAGGAACCTTGCAGCTTTTTGGTTTCTGATGGGGAGCTGAATATTTCGGTTCTAACCGATTTGGGAAGGATCTGTGAAAATGTGAAGAAAGCAATCCGCATTGCGGATATCCTGTTTTTGGAAGCTAATTATGATGAGGAAATGCTCTTTACAGGTAGATATCCTTATCATTTAAAGAACAGGATTAAGGGAGGATGGGGCCACCTTTCCAATAAAATATCCCTAGAAGCCTTTATTGAGAATAAATCTGAGCGTTTAAAGCATTTGATACTGGGCCACCTTTCAGGCGAGAACAATTCTGTAGAGTTGGTTGAGCGGGTCTTTGAACCCCATTGCCAAGAATTTAAGATGTCTGTAGCAAAAAGGACAGAATGTACTCCGCTATTTGAGATCAGCAAGCAGGTGCAAACGGAAATATATGTGGAAGAATATTCTTATCAATCCATTCAGATCATTACGGGGTAA
- a CDS encoding L-serine ammonia-lyase, with the protein MAKEQISIFDMFKIGIGPSSSHTLGPWRAAQRFVEALQNREALDHVVEVKILLYGSLAKTGVGHGTDIAVLLGMSGDDPVTFDVNDVLPKVNRIKANKKMSLGGKKEIDFSYTDDLLFLYDQSLPFHPNAVTFQAFLDNGTAISETYYSIGGGFVVQENDTESVLSEIDLPFPIDTAQELMVSCMRTGLKISELVLENECSWRSEQETRDGVLKIFQTIKECIYKGCHTDGVLPGGLHVERRASKLNKKMLKGREYSDFDSWVEAIRAGGRDFGYILDCVSCFALAVNEENASFGRVVTAPTNGAAGVIPAVLQYYIVFHDCYKEDKIIQFIATASEIGSIFKKGATISAAMGGCQAEIGVSSAMAAGALTECLGGSQRQVLMAAEIAMEHHLGLTCDPIGGLVQIPCIERNTMGAIKAITAAQLALQSNPDKAKVSLDAVVSTMWDTAQDMNVKYKETADGGLAIKVPLSLPEC; encoded by the coding sequence ATGGCAAAAGAGCAGATTTCTATATTTGATATGTTTAAGATAGGGATTGGACCTTCCAGTTCACATACTTTAGGCCCTTGGCGTGCAGCCCAACGTTTCGTTGAAGCATTGCAGAATAGGGAGGCCTTAGATCATGTTGTGGAGGTAAAGATCCTTTTGTATGGCTCTTTGGCGAAGACGGGTGTTGGTCATGGTACTGATATCGCAGTGCTTTTGGGCATGAGTGGGGATGACCCTGTAACATTTGATGTCAATGATGTCCTTCCGAAGGTGAATCGCATCAAGGCTAATAAAAAGATGAGCCTGGGTGGTAAAAAAGAAATTGACTTTTCCTATACCGATGATCTGCTATTCCTTTATGATCAAAGTCTTCCATTTCACCCCAATGCAGTTACTTTTCAGGCATTTTTGGACAATGGGACTGCTATTTCTGAAACCTATTATTCAATAGGTGGTGGATTTGTGGTTCAGGAAAATGATACCGAAAGTGTATTGTCTGAGATTGATCTTCCTTTTCCAATTGATACCGCGCAGGAATTAATGGTTTCCTGTATGCGTACCGGACTGAAGATTTCGGAACTGGTGTTGGAGAATGAATGCTCTTGGCGTTCCGAACAGGAAACTAGGGATGGCGTTTTAAAGATCTTCCAAACCATTAAGGAATGTATCTATAAGGGTTGCCATACGGACGGTGTTTTGCCAGGAGGTCTGCATGTGGAAAGGCGTGCATCCAAACTGAACAAAAAGATGTTGAAAGGGCGTGAATATTCGGACTTTGACAGTTGGGTAGAGGCGATCCGTGCTGGAGGCAGGGATTTCGGATATATCCTTGACTGTGTAAGCTGTTTTGCTCTGGCCGTGAATGAGGAGAATGCTTCGTTTGGACGAGTGGTAACTGCGCCAACCAATGGTGCAGCTGGAGTGATCCCCGCAGTTCTGCAATACTATATCGTATTCCATGATTGTTATAAAGAGGATAAGATCATTCAGTTTATTGCTACGGCTTCGGAAATTGGATCTATTTTCAAAAAAGGAGCAACCATTTCTGCTGCCATGGGCGGCTGTCAAGCAGAGATCGGGGTTTCATCGGCTATGGCTGCTGGAGCACTGACCGAATGTTTGGGTGGTTCGCAGAGGCAAGTGTTGATGGCCGCAGAGATCGCGATGGAGCATCATCTTGGCCTCACCTGTGATCCAATTGGTGGGCTAGTGCAGATTCCTTGTATCGAAAGAAATACCATGGGTGCTATCAAGGCCATTACTGCGGCTCAATTGGCCCTTCAGTCGAATCCTGATAAAGCGAAAGTAAGTCTGGATGCAGTGGTGAGCACGATGTGGGATACTGCTCAGGACATGAATGTGAAATATAAAGAAACGGCAGATGGTGGCCTGGCGATTAAAGTTCCGTTGAGTTTGCCTGAATGTTAG